The Actinopolymorpha sp. NPDC004070 genome includes the window GCTGCACGACGCGTCGGAGGTGAAGTTCCGGGAGTACGCCCGGGAGGACACCGACAGCAACATCGGCGTGAAGGGCGTGCCGGACGGGACGGTGACGCTGGAGCTTCCGGTGCAGCGGCCGGACCAGCTCGTCCCTGTGGTCGAGATCTTCCTCAAGTAGTACGCCGCGGAGGACCCCGCGCCGTCGGGTCCTCGCAACCGGCATCGCCCGGCGGCCTAGGCTGGCGGGATGTCGTCCCCGTACGTCGACCTGGACCGGCCGCCCCTCGCGGCGGCCGGTCTGCGGTCGACGCTGGTGCGTCCCGGCCGGCTGGTCGCCGACCTGAGGGTGGTCGCCGAGACCGGGTCCACCAACGCCGACGTCCGGGCGCTCGCCGTCGTCGGCGCGCCCGAGGGCACGCTGGTCACCACCGACTACCAGAGCGCGGGCCGCGGCCGGCTCCTGCGCGAATGGACCTCTCCGCCCCGGTCCGGGCTGATGTTCTCGCTGCTGCTGCGCCCGGTCGAGGTCCCCGCCCAGCACTGGCCGTGGCTGCCGCTGCTCACCGGGTGCGCCGTGGTCGAGGCGGTGGAGTCGGTGGCCGGCGTACGGCTCCGGCTGAAGTGGCCCAACGACGTACTCCTGGACGACCGCAAGCTGTGCGGCATCCTGCTCGAGCGCGTGGAGACCCCCACCGGATCGGCCGCCGTGGTCGGCGTCGGGCTGAACGTCACCACGACCGCCGCCGAGCTTCCCGGCACCCACGCCACCTCGCTGCGGCTTGCCGGCGCCACCACCACCGACCGCGCCACCCTCCTGGTCGCGGTGGTCCGGACGCTGGAGGCGCTGTACGCGGCGTGGCGGACCGGTGCCGACGATCCGCGCGACCTGTCCCACGATCTGCATGGCGGGCTGCGGGCCGCCTACCGCGCCCGGTGTGCGACCGTGGGCCGGGACGTGCGGGTCCAGCTGGCGCCCGACCGCTGGCTCGAGGGGCGGGCGATGGACGTGGACGAGGGCGGCCGGCTCGTGGTGCGTACCACCGACGGTGACCACGCGCTCGGTGCCGGTGACGTGGTGCACGTGCGCTGACCGGTATCGGTCGGGCATGATCGGAGGTCAGGACCCATTCGGTCGGATCCAGCGGGTTCGGCCGAGTTCGTGAGCCCGGCCGATCGAGCGCCCCGGAAACACCTCCGGTTCGCCCGGTGAGCCGGTGAGTGAGGAGCGTTGATGGGCATCCCGTCGAAGATGCTGGGCGACGGCGAGCAGGTCTACCTCAGCATGCGTACGCACTGGAAGATCATGATCGGGCCGGTCGTGTTGTTCTTCCTCACCCTCGGCGCGGCCCTGGTGCTGATCTCACTGGTGCCCGGCGGTGCCTACCAGCCGTTCGTCCAGATGTTCATCGTCGCCGCGGCCGTGGTGGGCGTACTCGTCTACGCCGTCTGGCCGGCCCTCACCTGGTTGTCCTCCACCTACGCGGTCACCGACCGGCGGCTGATCACCCGTACCGGCGTCATCACCCGCACCGGCCGCGACATCCCGCTCACCCGCATCAACGACGTGGCCAGCGAACGCGGCCTCACCGACCGGATCCTCGGCTGCGGCACCCTCGTCGTCTGGTCGGCGGGGGAGCAGGGCCGGGTCACCCTGCCCGACGTGCCGCACGTGGAGACGGTCCAGCGCACGTTGTCCGAACTCGTCTTCGCCCGCGAGGACGACGATGACGAGACGCCGACCCGCCGGCAGCGCACGCGCTCGGACGGTCCCCGGACCCGCCGCGACTACGAGCGGCCGTACTGACCGACCACCGCGCGGAGGAGCGGGGGGATTCTTCCGCGGAAGAATTCCGCGCTCGCCCCCTAGGCTTGCCGGCATGTCCTCGACGTCCAAGGGTGTCCAGGTCCGCCGGGTCGACGACGCGGGCCACGTGGCCGAGCTGTCCCTCGATCGTCCCGAGGCGCTGAACGCGGTGTCCACCGCCCAGGCCGAGGCGATCATCCGGGCCGCCACGTCGCTCGCGGCCGACCGGCGGGTCCGCGCGGTCGTACTCTCCAGCGCCTGTGAGAAGGCGTTCTGCGTGGGGGCCGACCTCAAGGAGCGCAACGACTTCGACGACCAGGACCTGTGGCGGCAGCGGCCGGTGATCCGGCGGC containing:
- a CDS encoding PH domain-containing protein — protein: MGIPSKMLGDGEQVYLSMRTHWKIMIGPVVLFFLTLGAALVLISLVPGGAYQPFVQMFIVAAAVVGVLVYAVWPALTWLSSTYAVTDRRLITRTGVITRTGRDIPLTRINDVASERGLTDRILGCGTLVVWSAGEQGRVTLPDVPHVETVQRTLSELVFAREDDDDETPTRRQRTRSDGPRTRRDYERPY
- a CDS encoding biotin--[acetyl-CoA-carboxylase] ligase — translated: MSSPYVDLDRPPLAAAGLRSTLVRPGRLVADLRVVAETGSTNADVRALAVVGAPEGTLVTTDYQSAGRGRLLREWTSPPRSGLMFSLLLRPVEVPAQHWPWLPLLTGCAVVEAVESVAGVRLRLKWPNDVLLDDRKLCGILLERVETPTGSAAVVGVGLNVTTTAAELPGTHATSLRLAGATTTDRATLLVAVVRTLEALYAAWRTGADDPRDLSHDLHGGLRAAYRARCATVGRDVRVQLAPDRWLEGRAMDVDEGGRLVVRTTDGDHALGAGDVVHVR